In Carassius carassius chromosome 5, fCarCar2.1, whole genome shotgun sequence, one genomic interval encodes:
- the ncaph gene encoding condensin complex subunit 2 isoform X1 — translation MSAFSTPTSRPRQWSSPALGHKAALSATSTPLLDNIQGNDDEQERRQRRRSRVIDLHGVTDSSINEAGSHSTAGTPAAFPKLSSAQISEHYSTCIKLSTENKITTKNAFGLHLIDYMADILQQKDSELNFKVAAGTLDASTKIYAVRVDAVHADAYRVLGGLGSETKPKESQDGEEEEVAEDGQGPQVAAKQIKKRPPKKTVEQNLSNLNLSESEMKCEVDPMFQRMAASFDENSTAGVFLSVLFSEDSRCELRFPSHMTLLKSQLLPVQVTHQHVPASPFIGHLKTLEDRPICPSLEDFSFTRWTPEQTTNLNQLLEKMKQGEHAFDVNADIEPDEDVAPDFGDNFDADIDVDEGRQGDCEEFKEHREACSKSPQKGRGVIPIGEVDIATMCLQLSDQPREYSYFSPRTMATWVGPGYWLFKPGHKQDHKPDKEPRKRAPKNPLVIDFKGDINFHNYFKTTRAATTISKSALNTSNKKTTLPADFQYPPSNLSQLSLKPSNTLSAEGKKRLSGELGEDIGEYDYNNANDTANFCPGLQEGDSEDAEGFGGSDDSQTDRPTLFSLDTDDISTYGEDCLVPEPHKVNTIEINYAKTAKKMDMKKLKTTMWGLLTDSPEKTAKQVDSEETTEVPGEKSFSQSVRNLVQRLPSTMATNLSVPLAFVALLHLANEKNLELHKIDGMTDIVIKQGH, via the exons ATGAGCGCATTCAGTACCCCAACATCCCGGCCACGACAGTGGTCCTCGCCGGCATTAGGACACAAAGCCGCGCTGTCGGCCACCAGCACACCTCTACTGGATAACATCCAGGGAAACGATGATGAACAGGAGAGACGTCAAAGACGCAGATCCAGGGTCATCGACCTTCACGGGGTGACCGACTCCTCCATTAACGAGGCTGGTAGCCACAG TACTGCAGGCACACCTGCTGCTTTCCCTAAGCTGTCATCTGCACAGATATCGGAGCATTATTCTACCTGCATCAAGCTTTCCACTGAAAAT aaaatcacCACAAAGAATGCATTTGGCCTACACCTCATTGATTACATGGCAGACATACTCCAACAGAAAGATTCAGAGCTCAACTTCAAG GTAGCAGCAGGGACCCTGGATGCCAGCACAAAAATCTATGCGGTGAGGGTGGATGCAGTTCATGCGGATGCTTACAGAGTCCTAGGAGGCTTGGGATCTGAGACCAAACCAAAAGAGA GTCAAGATGGTGAAGAGGAGGAGGTAGCTGAGGACGGTCAGGGACCGCAAGTGGCTGCTAAACAGATTAAGAAAAGACCTCCGAAGAAGACAGTGGAGCAGAACCTCAGTAACCTCAATCTCTCTGAATCAGAGATGAAGTGTGAG GTGGACCCCATGTTCCAGCGCATGGCTGCTTCCTTTGATGAGAACAGTACAGCAGGAGTGTTCCTCTCTGTGCTGTTCAGTGAAGACAGTCGCTGTGAGCTTCGTTTCCCTTCACATATGACCTTGCTGAAGTCACAGCTGCTTCCTGTGCAGGTGACCCATCAGCATGTTCCTGCCTCACCATTTATAG GTCATTTAAAGACACTAGAGGACAGACCAATTTGTCCATCCTTAGAAGATTTTTCCTTTACTCGATGGACCCCTGAACAG ACCACAAACCTCAACCAGCTTCTTGAGAAAATGAAGCAGGGAGAGCACGCATTCGATGTCAATGCAGACATTGAGCCAGATGAGGACGTGGCTCCAGACTTTGGGGATAATTTTGATGCAGATATAGATGTGGATGAGGGCAGACAGGGAGACTGTGAGGAGTTTAAGGAACACAGAGAGGCTTGTTCAAAGAGTCCTCAGAAAGGAAG AGGCGTTATTCCTATTGGCGAGGTGGATATTGCCACCATGTGTCTGCAGTTGTCTGATCAGCCCAGAGAGTACTCGTACTTCAGTCCCAGGACCATGGCTACCTGGGTCGGACCTGGCTACTGGCTTTTCAAACCTGGACATAAGC AGGATCACAAACCAGACAAAGAACCTCGGAAACGAGCACCAAAAAATCCTCTCGTAATTGACTTTAAGGGAGATATCAACTTTCATAATTACTTTAAGACAACTAGA GCAGCAACCACTATTAGTAAATCAGCTTTAAACACCAGCAATAAGAAAACCACACTTCCAGCAGACTTCCAGTATCCACCCAGTAACCTGTCACAGCTCAGCCTCAAACCCTCCAACACA CTCAGCGCAGAAGGAAAGAAAAGATTATCAGGAGAGCTGGGAGAGGACATAGGAGAGTATGATTACAACAACGCTAATGACACAGCCAACTTCTGTCCTGGGCTTCAG GAAGGGGACAGTGAGGATGCTGAAGGCTTTGGAGGATCCGATGACTCCCAAACAGACAGACCAACCCTTTTCTCTCTGGACACAGATGACATCTCTACATACGGAGAGGACTGTCTCGTCCCTGAGCCTCACAAG GTAAATACCATTGAGATAAACTATGCCAAGACAGCCAAAAAGATGGACATGAAGAAGCTGAAGACCACTATGTGGGGTCTCCTTACAGATAGTCCTGAAAAAACAGCAAAG CAGGTGGACAGTGAGGAAACAACAGAAGTACCTGGAGAAAAATCATTCAGCCAGTCTGTCAGGAATCTTGTACAAAg GCTTCCCTCAACCATGGCTACCAACCTCTCAGTACCATTGGCTTTTGTGGCCCTTCTGCACTTGGCTAATGAGAAA AACTTGGAGCTGCACAAGATTGACGGCATGACTGATATCGTCATTAAACAAGGCCACTGA
- the ncaph gene encoding condensin complex subunit 2 isoform X2: MSAFSTPTSRPRQWSSPALGHKAALSATSTPLLDNIQGNDDEQERRQRRRSRVIDLHGVTDSSINEAGSHSTAGTPAAFPKLSSAQISEHYSTCIKLSTENKITTKNAFGLHLIDYMADILQQKDSELNFKVAAGTLDASTKIYAVRVDAVHADAYRVLGGLGSETKPKESQDGEEEEVAEDGQGPQVAAKQIKKRPPKKTVEQNLSNLNLSESEMKCEVDPMFQRMAASFDENSTAGVFLSVLFSEDSRCELRFPSHMTLLKSQLLPVQVTHQHVPASPFIGHLKTLEDRPICPSLEDFSFTRWTPEQTTNLNQLLEKMKQGEHAFDVNADIEPDEDVAPDFGDNFDADIDVDEGRQGDCEEFKEHREACSKSPQKGRGVIPIGEVDIATMCLQLSDQPREYSYFSPRTMATWVGPGYWLFKPGHKQDHKPDKEPRKRAPKNPLVIDFKGDINFHNYFKTTRAATTISKSALNTSNKKTTLPADFQYPPSNLSQLSLKPSNTLSAEGKKRLSGELGEDIGEYDYNNANDTANFCPGLQEGDSEDAEGFGGSDDSQTDRPTLFSLDTDDISTYGEDCLVPEPHKVNTIEINYAKTAKKMDMKKLKTTMWGLLTDSPEKTAKVDSEETTEVPGEKSFSQSVRNLVQRLPSTMATNLSVPLAFVALLHLANEKNLELHKIDGMTDIVIKQGH; encoded by the exons ATGAGCGCATTCAGTACCCCAACATCCCGGCCACGACAGTGGTCCTCGCCGGCATTAGGACACAAAGCCGCGCTGTCGGCCACCAGCACACCTCTACTGGATAACATCCAGGGAAACGATGATGAACAGGAGAGACGTCAAAGACGCAGATCCAGGGTCATCGACCTTCACGGGGTGACCGACTCCTCCATTAACGAGGCTGGTAGCCACAG TACTGCAGGCACACCTGCTGCTTTCCCTAAGCTGTCATCTGCACAGATATCGGAGCATTATTCTACCTGCATCAAGCTTTCCACTGAAAAT aaaatcacCACAAAGAATGCATTTGGCCTACACCTCATTGATTACATGGCAGACATACTCCAACAGAAAGATTCAGAGCTCAACTTCAAG GTAGCAGCAGGGACCCTGGATGCCAGCACAAAAATCTATGCGGTGAGGGTGGATGCAGTTCATGCGGATGCTTACAGAGTCCTAGGAGGCTTGGGATCTGAGACCAAACCAAAAGAGA GTCAAGATGGTGAAGAGGAGGAGGTAGCTGAGGACGGTCAGGGACCGCAAGTGGCTGCTAAACAGATTAAGAAAAGACCTCCGAAGAAGACAGTGGAGCAGAACCTCAGTAACCTCAATCTCTCTGAATCAGAGATGAAGTGTGAG GTGGACCCCATGTTCCAGCGCATGGCTGCTTCCTTTGATGAGAACAGTACAGCAGGAGTGTTCCTCTCTGTGCTGTTCAGTGAAGACAGTCGCTGTGAGCTTCGTTTCCCTTCACATATGACCTTGCTGAAGTCACAGCTGCTTCCTGTGCAGGTGACCCATCAGCATGTTCCTGCCTCACCATTTATAG GTCATTTAAAGACACTAGAGGACAGACCAATTTGTCCATCCTTAGAAGATTTTTCCTTTACTCGATGGACCCCTGAACAG ACCACAAACCTCAACCAGCTTCTTGAGAAAATGAAGCAGGGAGAGCACGCATTCGATGTCAATGCAGACATTGAGCCAGATGAGGACGTGGCTCCAGACTTTGGGGATAATTTTGATGCAGATATAGATGTGGATGAGGGCAGACAGGGAGACTGTGAGGAGTTTAAGGAACACAGAGAGGCTTGTTCAAAGAGTCCTCAGAAAGGAAG AGGCGTTATTCCTATTGGCGAGGTGGATATTGCCACCATGTGTCTGCAGTTGTCTGATCAGCCCAGAGAGTACTCGTACTTCAGTCCCAGGACCATGGCTACCTGGGTCGGACCTGGCTACTGGCTTTTCAAACCTGGACATAAGC AGGATCACAAACCAGACAAAGAACCTCGGAAACGAGCACCAAAAAATCCTCTCGTAATTGACTTTAAGGGAGATATCAACTTTCATAATTACTTTAAGACAACTAGA GCAGCAACCACTATTAGTAAATCAGCTTTAAACACCAGCAATAAGAAAACCACACTTCCAGCAGACTTCCAGTATCCACCCAGTAACCTGTCACAGCTCAGCCTCAAACCCTCCAACACA CTCAGCGCAGAAGGAAAGAAAAGATTATCAGGAGAGCTGGGAGAGGACATAGGAGAGTATGATTACAACAACGCTAATGACACAGCCAACTTCTGTCCTGGGCTTCAG GAAGGGGACAGTGAGGATGCTGAAGGCTTTGGAGGATCCGATGACTCCCAAACAGACAGACCAACCCTTTTCTCTCTGGACACAGATGACATCTCTACATACGGAGAGGACTGTCTCGTCCCTGAGCCTCACAAG GTAAATACCATTGAGATAAACTATGCCAAGACAGCCAAAAAGATGGACATGAAGAAGCTGAAGACCACTATGTGGGGTCTCCTTACAGATAGTCCTGAAAAAACAGCAAAG GTGGACAGTGAGGAAACAACAGAAGTACCTGGAGAAAAATCATTCAGCCAGTCTGTCAGGAATCTTGTACAAAg GCTTCCCTCAACCATGGCTACCAACCTCTCAGTACCATTGGCTTTTGTGGCCCTTCTGCACTTGGCTAATGAGAAA AACTTGGAGCTGCACAAGATTGACGGCATGACTGATATCGTCATTAAACAAGGCCACTGA
- the LOC132141374 gene encoding vesicle-associated membrane protein 8-like gives MGLADQNSTEPREGESSKDVDKVKTLQSQVDGVKDIMTQNVDRILARGERLDDLMGKSEDLQAGAQNFRHTSQKVARAYWWKNVKLIVVIVVIVLIIILIVIFLATGVIPTSSPKPPTP, from the exons ATGGGGTTGGCTGATCAAAATAGTACG GAGCCAAGAGAAGGAGAGTCTTCAAAGGATGTGGATAAAGTTAAAACTTTGCAGTCTCAAGTGGATGGGGTCAAGGATATTATGACCCAGAATGTCGATCGGATCTTGGCCCGTGGTGAAAGACTGGATGATCTGATGGGCAAATCTGAAGACCTCCAAGCTGGG GCCCAGAACTTCAGGCACACCTCTCAGAAGGTTGCTCGCGCTTACTGGTGGAAGAACGTGAAGCTGATTGTGGTTATTGTTGTGATAGTCCTTATTATTATACTGATTGTCATATTCCTTGCTACTGGTGTGATCCCGACCAGTTCACCCAAACCTCCCACTCCATAG
- the vamp5 gene encoding vesicle-associated membrane protein 5 translates to MENGQSRLRQAQENVEEIKDIMLDNINKADERAGKLGELEDRADKLLEHSEKFSKTSIKVKQKKRWENMKYKVIIGAVVAAVVFGIIVAVAVAASGGGGGSEDGKNTPKTTQAP, encoded by the exons ATG GAGAATGGACAAAGCCGCCTCCGTCAGGCCCAGGAGAATGTGGAGGAAATCAAAGATATCATGTTGGATAACATAAACAAGGCTGACGAGCGTGCAGGCAAACTCGGGGAGCTTGAGGACCGAGCTGATAAACTACTTGAACAT AGCGAAAAATTCTCAAAGACCTCGATTAAGGTGAAACAGAAGAAGCGTTGGGAAAATATGAAGTACAAAGTGATAATAGGAGCAGTTGTAGCTGCAGTGGTGTTTGGCATTATTGTGGCTGTGGCTGTGGCTGcgagtggtggtggtggtggcagTGAGGACGGTAAAAACACACCAAAAACAACACAAGCCCCATGA